One genomic segment of Mycolicibacterium gilvum includes these proteins:
- a CDS encoding LpqN/LpqT family lipoprotein, translating to MQTSPRLRPQHLIVAAAAVLLTACTQDVTGTAVRATGAGPDATGGDQNACVSVSAPLDDIPTEDDSEPLLRIPVPDGWERNTMMDNDVIRYSIVSDDLVANGFATNAVVILESVRGSQDPAEVFDQNRANLETGLGAFDLETIDTTTCGLPAETTYYIAPQMGSAPERPVVMHAVVAEDGGYTFLATLTIQTTEPDDPQYLDDAQEIVDGFQMVLPDS from the coding sequence ATGCAGACGTCGCCGCGCCTCCGGCCGCAGCATCTGATCGTCGCCGCCGCGGCGGTCCTGCTGACCGCGTGCACGCAGGACGTGACGGGCACCGCGGTACGCGCCACCGGTGCCGGACCGGACGCGACGGGTGGTGATCAGAACGCCTGCGTGTCGGTGTCGGCCCCGCTCGACGACATCCCCACCGAGGACGACAGCGAACCGCTCCTGCGCATCCCGGTGCCCGACGGCTGGGAACGCAACACGATGATGGACAACGACGTCATCCGGTACAGCATCGTGTCCGACGATCTGGTCGCCAACGGGTTCGCCACGAACGCCGTCGTCATTCTGGAATCCGTGCGGGGCAGTCAGGATCCCGCGGAGGTGTTCGACCAGAACCGGGCCAACCTGGAGACCGGACTGGGCGCTTTCGACCTCGAAACCATCGACACCACCACGTGTGGGCTGCCCGCGGAGACCACGTATTACATCGCTCCGCAGATGGGATCAGCTCCCGAGCGTCCGGTGGTGATGCACGCCGTGGTCGCCGAGGACGGCGGGTACACGTTCCTCGCGACGCTGACGATCCAGACCACCGAACCGGACGATCCGCAGTACCTCGACGACGCGCAGGAGATCGTGGACGGCTTCCAGATGGTGCTACCCGATTCATGA
- a CDS encoding prolyl oligopeptidase family serine peptidase: MGEVTDTRPEPTAHPPETDPYLWLEDVTGDDALAWVRAHNDPTVTELGGERFEQMRAEALEVLDTDARIPYVRRRGEYLYNFWRDAANPKGLWRRTTLESYRAENTDWDVIIDVDELARTDGENWVWAGADVLEPTHSLALISLSRGGADAAVVREFDMQTRAFVDGGFELTEAKSQVSWEDENTLLIGTDFGAGSLTESGYPRLVKRWRRGQALTDAETLFSGAESDVLVAGSRDHTPGYERTLIARAFDFFNEQVYELRGGELIRIDTPTDASISLHREWLLIELRTEWQHLGHAYPAGSLLAADYDEFLAGAAELQVVFTPDAHTCLHHYAWTRDRLIVVTLADVASRVEVYTPGEWTSEPVHGLPENTNTVIVAADDLGDEIFLDSSGFDTPSRLLYGTAGGELAEIKRAPSFFDAADLEVSQFFATSDDGTEIPYFVVGHRHRQGPGPTLLGGYGGFEVSRTPGYDGVMGRLWLSRGGTYVLANIRGGGEYGPTWHTQAMREGRHLVYEDFAAVAKDLVARGITTVEQLGAQGGSNGGLLMGVMLTRYPDLFGALVCSVPLLDMKRFHLLLAGASWMAEYGDPDDPDDWAFISEYSPYQNISADRRYPPVLITTSTRDDRVHPGHARKMTAALEAAGHPVSYYENIEGGHAGASDNRQVAFRSALVYEYLLRTLGG, translated from the coding sequence ATGGGTGAGGTGACCGACACCCGCCCCGAGCCGACCGCGCACCCCCCCGAGACCGACCCCTACCTGTGGCTGGAGGACGTCACCGGCGACGACGCCCTGGCCTGGGTGCGCGCGCACAACGACCCGACGGTGACCGAACTCGGCGGCGAGCGCTTCGAGCAGATGCGCGCCGAGGCGCTCGAGGTGCTCGACACCGACGCGCGGATCCCGTACGTGCGGCGCCGCGGCGAATACCTGTACAACTTCTGGCGCGACGCCGCCAACCCGAAGGGCCTGTGGCGGCGCACGACACTGGAGAGCTACCGCGCCGAGAACACCGACTGGGACGTCATCATCGACGTCGACGAGCTGGCCCGCACCGACGGGGAGAACTGGGTGTGGGCCGGCGCGGACGTTCTGGAGCCCACCCACTCGCTCGCGTTGATCAGCCTGTCTCGCGGCGGGGCGGACGCCGCCGTGGTCCGTGAATTCGACATGCAGACAAGGGCTTTCGTCGACGGTGGCTTCGAGCTGACCGAGGCCAAGTCGCAGGTGTCCTGGGAGGACGAGAACACGCTGCTGATCGGCACCGACTTCGGCGCCGGTTCGCTCACCGAGTCCGGCTACCCGCGCCTGGTGAAGCGGTGGCGGCGCGGCCAGGCGCTCACCGACGCCGAAACACTGTTCAGCGGCGCGGAGTCCGACGTGCTCGTCGCCGGGTCACGCGACCACACACCGGGTTACGAGCGCACGCTGATTGCACGGGCCTTCGACTTCTTCAACGAACAGGTCTACGAGCTGCGCGGCGGCGAACTCATCCGGATCGACACCCCCACCGACGCCAGCATCTCCCTGCACCGCGAATGGCTGCTGATCGAGCTGCGTACCGAATGGCAGCACCTCGGGCACGCCTACCCCGCCGGTTCACTGCTGGCCGCGGACTACGACGAGTTCCTCGCCGGCGCCGCCGAGCTGCAGGTGGTCTTCACCCCCGACGCGCACACCTGCCTGCACCATTACGCGTGGACCCGCGACCGGCTCATCGTCGTCACGCTGGCCGACGTCGCGAGCCGGGTCGAGGTGTACACCCCCGGCGAGTGGACCTCCGAACCGGTGCACGGCCTGCCGGAGAACACCAACACCGTGATCGTGGCGGCCGACGACCTCGGCGACGAGATCTTCCTGGACTCCTCCGGCTTCGACACCCCCTCGCGTCTGCTCTACGGCACCGCGGGCGGCGAGCTCGCCGAAATCAAACGGGCACCGTCGTTCTTCGACGCCGCCGACCTGGAGGTTTCGCAGTTCTTCGCGACCTCCGACGACGGAACCGAGATCCCGTACTTCGTCGTCGGGCACCGTCACCGGCAGGGGCCCGGCCCGACGCTGCTCGGCGGTTACGGCGGGTTCGAGGTCTCCCGCACCCCGGGGTACGACGGGGTCATGGGCCGGCTGTGGCTGTCGCGCGGCGGCACCTACGTGCTGGCCAACATCCGCGGCGGAGGCGAGTACGGCCCGACATGGCACACCCAGGCCATGCGTGAGGGCCGGCACCTGGTCTATGAGGACTTCGCCGCCGTGGCAAAGGATCTGGTGGCACGCGGCATCACGACCGTCGAGCAGCTCGGAGCGCAGGGCGGAAGCAACGGCGGCCTGCTGATGGGGGTCATGCTGACGCGATACCCCGACCTGTTCGGCGCGCTGGTCTGCAGCGTGCCGCTGCTCGACATGAAGCGGTTCCACCTGTTGCTCGCCGGCGCGTCATGGATGGCCGAGTACGGAGACCCCGACGATCCCGACGACTGGGCGTTCATCTCCGAATACTCGCCGTATCAGAACATCTCGGCAGACAGGCGCTACCCGCCGGTGCTGATCACGACCTCCACCCGGGACGACCGGGTACATCCGGGGCATGCCAGGAAGATGACCGCGGCACTGGAGGCCGCCGGGCACCCCGTGAGCTATTACGAGAACATCGAAGGCGGACACGCCGGTGCGTCGGACAATCGGCAGGTCGCTTTCCGCTCCGCGCTGGTCTACGAATACCTGCTGCGCACCCTGGGCGGATGA